A portion of the uncultured Bacteroides sp. genome contains these proteins:
- a CDS encoding NfeD family protein, with protein MDILIIAALIVAAVILFLIELFVIPGISIAGISALGCIIYANYYAFDNLGETGGFITLVVSAIACVGSLILFMRSKTLDKLALKKDITSKVDKHAAENLKVGDTGVCTTRLALIGYANIGGEIIEVKSSDGFMDDKTPIIVDRISDGVILVKRQKQ; from the coding sequence ATGGATATACTCATTATCGCAGCTCTTATCGTAGCAGCAGTCATCCTATTTCTAATAGAACTGTTTGTTATCCCCGGCATCAGCATAGCCGGCATTTCAGCACTGGGATGCATCATCTATGCCAACTATTATGCATTTGATAATCTCGGAGAAACAGGAGGGTTCATTACTTTAGTCGTATCGGCCATTGCTTGCGTAGGATCGCTAATCTTATTTATGCGTTCAAAAACGCTCGACAAGCTGGCCCTCAAAAAGGATATCACGTCTAAAGTAGACAAGCATGCCGCTGAAAACTTAAAAGTTGGAGACACAGGTGTATGCACTACCCGATTAGCATTGATTGGCTATGCCAACATTGGCGGAGAAATCATCGAAGTGAAATCTTCTGACGGATTTATGGACGATAAAACACCTATCATTGTAGATCGGATAAGTGATGGTGTCATCTTGGTTAAAAGACAAAAACAATAA
- the floA gene encoding flotillin-like protein FloA (flotillin-like protein involved in membrane lipid rafts): MIEPMYLTLLLVAGGVIFLILFFHYVPFFLWLSAKVSGVNMSLIQLFLMRIRNVPPYIIVPGLIEAHKAGLRDISRDELEAHYLAGGHVEKVVHALVSASKANIELTFQMATAIDLAGRDVFQAVQMSVNPKVIDTPPVTAVAKDGIQLIAKARVTVRANIRQLVGGAGEDTILARVGEGIVSSIGSSVSHKSVLENPDSISKLVLSKGLDAGTAFEILSIDIADIDIGKNIGAALQMDQANADKNIAQAKAEERRAMAVAYEQEMKAKAQEARATVIQAEAEVPKAMADAFRSGNLGIMDYYKMKNIVADTSMRENIAKPGTTPGKPLSE, encoded by the coding sequence ATGATTGAGCCTATGTATTTAACTCTCTTATTGGTTGCGGGAGGAGTGATCTTCCTGATCCTGTTCTTTCACTATGTCCCTTTCTTCCTATGGCTGTCTGCCAAGGTTTCGGGAGTAAACATGTCACTGATACAGCTATTCTTGATGCGTATCCGTAACGTTCCACCGTATATCATCGTACCGGGACTAATTGAAGCCCACAAAGCCGGACTTAGAGACATAAGTCGCGATGAATTAGAAGCGCATTATCTGGCTGGGGGCCATGTAGAGAAGGTAGTACATGCACTTGTCTCTGCTTCGAAAGCTAACATCGAGTTAACCTTTCAGATGGCTACAGCTATCGACCTTGCCGGTCGTGATGTGTTCCAAGCCGTTCAGATGTCAGTTAACCCTAAAGTGATTGATACACCGCCCGTTACTGCTGTTGCCAAAGATGGTATTCAGCTTATCGCCAAAGCTCGTGTTACTGTTCGTGCCAACATTCGCCAACTAGTGGGTGGTGCTGGTGAAGATACAATTCTGGCTCGTGTAGGCGAAGGTATCGTATCCTCTATCGGTTCTTCTGTTAGTCATAAATCAGTATTGGAAAACCCCGATTCGATTTCTAAGCTCGTTCTTAGCAAAGGATTGGATGCCGGAACAGCCTTTGAGATTCTATCCATTGATATTGCCGATATCGATATTGGTAAGAACATTGGTGCAGCCTTACAAATGGATCAGGCCAATGCCGATAAAAACATCGCTCAGGCCAAAGCCGAAGAACGTCGCGCAATGGCTGTTGCCTACGAGCAAGAGATGAAGGCCAAAGCGCAAGAAGCTCGTGCCACGGTGATTCAGGCCGAAGCCGAAGTACCTAAAGCAATGGCTGATGCATTCAGAAGTGGTAATTTAGGTATCATGGATTATTATAAAATGAAGAATATTGTGGCCGACACTTCTATGCGTGAAAACATAGCTAAACCCGGCACCACTCCCGGTAAACCTTTAAGCGAATAA